One genomic region from Mycobacterium basiliense encodes:
- a CDS encoding acylphosphatase — translation MSQPDVRLTAWVHGQVQGVGFRWWTRCRALELGLTGYAANQADGRVLVVAQGPRGSGEQLLQLLRGGATPGRVDNVVVDWSGASERIAGFSER, via the coding sequence ATGTCCCAGCCTGACGTGCGGCTGACCGCGTGGGTGCACGGTCAGGTGCAGGGAGTCGGTTTCCGCTGGTGGACCCGCTGCCGTGCGCTCGAGCTGGGCCTTACCGGCTATGCCGCCAATCAGGCCGACGGCCGGGTGCTGGTGGTTGCCCAGGGGCCCCGCGGGTCGGGGGAGCAATTGCTGCAGCTGTTGCGGGGTGGCGCCACACCCGGACGGGTGGACAACGTCGTGGTGGACTGGTCGGGGGCATCGGAGCGGATCGCCGGGTTCAGCGAGCGGTAA
- the ftsY gene encoding signal recognition particle-docking protein FtsY: protein MSEGLWIAIAVVAALVVIAALVIGLVRYRRRRINLSARPEALDRSGGYTASSGITFSQTPSPVETAEPADGMDTSGLPAVGDDATVPRDAPKRTIAEVHLPEVEPEPEADTPSGPTISEPAPPVAPASQAAPAPETPEIREVEAIEPPEGRLERLRGRLAKSQNAFGRSMLGLIGGGDLDEESWQDVEDTLLVADLGPVVTESVVSHLRARLASGKVRTEADARGVLRDVLINELHPDMDRSIRALPHADHPSVLLVVGVNGTGKTTTVGKLARVLVADGRRTVLGAADTFRAAAADQLQTWAAQVGAEVVRGAEGADPASVAFDAVDKGIAMGADVVLIDTAGRLHTKVGLMDELGKVKRVVTRRAAVDEVLLVLDATIGQNGLAQARVFAEVVEISGVVLTKLDGTAKGGIVFRVQQELDVPVKLVGLGEGPDDLAPFEPAAFVDALLG from the coding sequence GTGTCGGAAGGTCTATGGATCGCCATCGCGGTCGTCGCCGCCCTGGTCGTCATCGCGGCGCTGGTCATCGGTCTGGTGCGCTACCGTCGGCGGCGGATCAACCTGTCGGCCCGACCGGAAGCGCTGGACCGCTCCGGCGGCTACACCGCGTCGTCCGGGATCACCTTCAGCCAGACACCCTCGCCGGTCGAGACGGCCGAACCCGCCGACGGAATGGACACCAGCGGGCTGCCCGCGGTAGGTGACGATGCCACCGTTCCGCGGGACGCCCCCAAGCGCACCATCGCCGAAGTCCATCTCCCGGAGGTTGAACCCGAACCCGAGGCCGACACGCCATCGGGCCCGACCATCTCCGAACCGGCGCCGCCGGTGGCCCCTGCCTCCCAGGCCGCGCCGGCGCCGGAAACACCGGAAATACGGGAAGTCGAGGCCATAGAGCCGCCGGAAGGTCGCTTGGAGCGCTTGCGTGGGCGGCTCGCCAAATCCCAAAACGCGTTCGGACGCAGCATGCTGGGCTTGATCGGTGGCGGCGATCTGGACGAGGAGTCCTGGCAGGACGTGGAGGACACCCTGCTGGTCGCCGATCTGGGGCCGGTGGTCACCGAGTCGGTGGTGTCGCACCTGCGCGCCCGGCTGGCCAGCGGAAAGGTCCGTACCGAGGCCGACGCACGCGGTGTGCTACGGGACGTCCTGATCAACGAGCTGCACCCCGACATGGACCGCTCGATCCGTGCCCTGCCGCACGCCGACCATCCGTCGGTACTACTGGTCGTCGGCGTGAACGGCACGGGAAAAACCACCACGGTCGGCAAGTTGGCGCGGGTGCTGGTGGCCGATGGCCGGCGCACGGTGTTGGGCGCGGCCGATACGTTCCGGGCGGCCGCGGCCGATCAACTGCAGACCTGGGCGGCCCAGGTGGGCGCGGAGGTCGTGCGCGGGGCCGAAGGCGCTGACCCGGCCTCGGTGGCCTTCGACGCCGTCGACAAGGGGATTGCCATGGGCGCCGATGTGGTCCTCATCGACACCGCCGGCCGGCTGCACACCAAGGTCGGTCTGATGGATGAACTCGGCAAGGTCAAGCGCGTGGTGACCCGGCGGGCGGCGGTCGACGAAGTTTTACTGGTGCTCGACGCCACGATCGGGCAGAACGGGCTGGCGCAGGCGCGGGTCTTTGCGGAGGTCGTGGAGATCAGCGGAGTGGTTCTCACCAAGCTGGATGGAACGGCGAAGGGCGGCATTGTTTTCCGGGTCCAGCAGGAGCTCGACGTGCCGGTGAAGCTGGTAGGTCTGGGTGAAGGCCCCGACGATCTGGCGCCGTTCGAACCGGCCGCTTTCGTCGACGCCCTGCTCGGCTAG
- the smc gene encoding chromosome segregation protein SMC has translation MYLKSLTLKGFKSFAAPTTLRFEPGITAVVGPNGSGKSNVVDALAWVMGEQGAKTLRGGKMEDVIFAGTSSRAPLGRAEVTVTIDNSDNALPIEFTEVSITRRMFRDGASEYEINGSGCRLMDVQELLSDSGIGREMHVIVGQGKLDEILQSRPEDRRAFIEEAAGVLKHRKRKEKALRKLDSMSANLARLTDLTTELRRQLKPLGRQAEVARRAQTIQADLRDARLRLAADDLVSRRSEREAIFEAEATMRRDHDDAAARLTVASEELATHEAALAELSVRADAVQHTWFGLSALAERVGATVRIASERAQHLDVEPVISGDTDPDALEDEAQQMAVAEQQLLAELAEARARLDAARAELADREHRAAEADRAHLAAVRAEADRREGLARLAGQVETMRARVESIDDSVARLSERIDEAAARAQHTRAEFETVQARVGELDQGEVGLDEQHERTVAALRLADGRVAELQVAERDAERQVASLRARIDALSVGLDRKDGAAWLARNRGGAGLFGSVAQLVKVRSGYEAALAAVLGSAADALAADSFDAARAAVRALKDADGGRAALVLSDWPAPTGPVPTGELPSGAQWALDLVDVSPRLRGALTAMLSGVAVVNDLAEALDLVAVRPQLRAVTIDGDLVGAGWVSGGSDRKPSTLEITSEIDRARSELDAAEAQVAQLSAALSGALTEQETRQDAAEQAMAALNESDTAISAMYEQLGRLGQEARASEEEWTRLLRQREELEVGRAQTLEEVSELETRLRNAQQTQHVQAEDPNPAQTRQAIAAAAESARAVEVDARLAVRTAEERANAVRGRADSLRRAAAAEREARRRAEQARAARLRSAAVAAAVADSGRLLAWRLNRVVDSASQLRDELAAERQQRSAAMAAVREETNTLSATVAALTDSLHRDEVANAQAAMRIEQLEQMVLEQFGMAPADLVAEYGPQIPLPPTELEMAEFEQARERGEQVVAPAPMPFDRVTQERRAKRAERDLAELGRVNPLALEEFAALEERYNFLSTQLEDVKAARKDLLDVIADVDARILQVFSDAFVDVEREFRTVFSSLFPGGEGRLRLTQPDDMLTTGIEVEARPPGKKITRLSLLSGGEKALTAVAMLVAIFRARPSPFYIMDEVEAALDDTNLRRLIGLFEQLRDRSQLIIITHQKPTMEVADALYGVTMQGDGITAVISQRMRGQQVERLATTSS, from the coding sequence GTGTACCTCAAGAGTCTGACGCTGAAGGGCTTCAAATCCTTCGCTGCGCCGACGACCTTGCGGTTCGAGCCCGGTATTACCGCCGTCGTCGGGCCCAACGGTTCCGGCAAATCCAACGTGGTCGATGCGCTGGCGTGGGTGATGGGGGAGCAGGGAGCCAAGACCCTGCGCGGCGGCAAGATGGAAGACGTCATATTCGCCGGTACGTCGTCGCGCGCTCCGCTGGGTCGTGCGGAAGTCACCGTCACGATCGACAACTCCGACAACGCGCTGCCGATCGAATTCACCGAGGTGTCGATCACCCGGCGGATGTTTCGCGACGGTGCCAGCGAATACGAAATCAACGGCAGCGGTTGCCGTTTGATGGACGTCCAGGAACTGCTGAGTGACTCCGGGATCGGCCGAGAGATGCATGTGATCGTCGGTCAGGGCAAGCTGGACGAGATCCTGCAATCGCGCCCCGAGGACCGGCGGGCCTTTATCGAAGAGGCCGCGGGGGTGCTCAAGCATCGCAAGCGCAAGGAAAAGGCGCTCCGGAAGCTGGATTCCATGTCGGCGAACCTGGCTCGGCTCACCGATCTGACGACCGAATTGCGGCGTCAACTCAAGCCGCTGGGCCGCCAGGCCGAAGTGGCTCGCCGCGCCCAAACCATTCAGGCTGACCTGCGTGATGCGCGGCTGCGGCTGGCGGCCGACGACCTGGTCAGCAGGCGGTCCGAACGCGAAGCGATCTTCGAGGCCGAGGCCACCATGCGCCGTGACCATGACGACGCCGCCGCCCGGCTGACGGTGGCATCCGAGGAGCTGGCCACCCACGAAGCCGCGCTGGCCGAGTTGTCGGTTCGGGCCGACGCCGTCCAACACACCTGGTTCGGCTTGTCCGCGCTGGCGGAGCGGGTGGGCGCTACCGTGCGTATCGCCAGTGAGCGTGCGCAGCACCTCGATGTCGAGCCGGTGATCAGCGGCGACACCGACCCCGACGCGCTGGAGGACGAGGCACAGCAGATGGCCGTCGCCGAGCAGCAGCTACTGGCGGAGCTGGCCGAGGCCCGCGCCCGGCTGGATGCCGCACGCGCGGAGCTGGCCGACCGCGAGCATCGTGCTGCGGAGGCCGACCGGGCGCATTTGGCGGCGGTGCGAGCCGAGGCCGACCGGCGCGAAGGTCTGGCGCGGCTGGCCGGACAGGTGGAAACCATGCGGGCGCGCGTCGAATCGATCGATGACAGCGTTGCGCGGTTGTCCGAGCGGATCGATGAGGCCGCTGCGCGCGCCCAGCACACTCGTGCGGAATTCGAAACCGTGCAGGCCCGCGTCGGTGAGCTAGATCAGGGCGAGGTCGGTCTGGATGAGCAGCACGAACGGACGGTGGCCGCGTTGCGGCTGGCCGACGGACGCGTCGCTGAGCTACAGGTGGCCGAGCGTGACGCCGAACGCCAGGTGGCGTCGTTGCGGGCCCGCATCGACGCGCTTTCGGTGGGCTTGGACCGCAAGGACGGCGCCGCCTGGTTGGCGCGGAATCGTGGTGGCGCAGGGCTTTTCGGATCGGTTGCCCAGCTTGTTAAGGTGCGTTCGGGTTACGAGGCGGCGTTGGCCGCGGTGCTGGGCTCGGCGGCTGACGCCCTGGCCGCGGACAGCTTCGATGCAGCCCGTGCCGCCGTCCGTGCGCTCAAGGACGCAGACGGCGGCCGCGCCGCGTTGGTGCTGAGCGACTGGCCGGCTCCCACCGGCCCCGTACCGACCGGTGAGCTGCCCAGCGGCGCGCAGTGGGCACTGGATTTGGTCGATGTGTCGCCGCGATTGCGCGGTGCGCTGACGGCGATGCTTTCCGGGGTCGCGGTGGTCAACGACTTGGCTGAAGCGCTGGATTTGGTGGCGGTTCGCCCCCAACTGCGTGCGGTGACCATCGATGGCGATCTGGTGGGGGCCGGCTGGGTCAGCGGCGGGTCCGACCGCAAGCCCAGCACCCTTGAGATCACTTCGGAGATCGATAGGGCCAGGAGCGAACTGGACGCCGCTGAGGCGCAGGTGGCGCAACTGAGCGCGGCCCTGTCGGGCGCACTGACCGAGCAGGAGACCCGTCAGGACGCCGCCGAGCAGGCAATGGCGGCCCTCAACGAATCCGATACCGCAATCTCGGCGATGTACGAACAACTGGGCCGACTCGGTCAGGAGGCGCGCGCGTCGGAGGAGGAGTGGACCCGGCTGCTGCGACAGCGTGAGGAATTGGAAGTTGGACGCGCGCAGACCCTCGAGGAGGTATCCGAGCTCGAGACCCGGTTGCGCAACGCCCAGCAGACCCAGCATGTGCAGGCGGAGGACCCCAACCCAGCACAGACTCGCCAGGCGATCGCGGCGGCCGCCGAGAGCGCGCGCGCCGTCGAGGTCGACGCCCGGTTGGCGGTGCGGACCGCCGAGGAACGCGCCAACGCGGTGCGTGGCCGGGCCGATTCGCTGCGCCGCGCCGCGGCCGCGGAGCGAGAGGCGCGGCGGCGTGCCGAACAGGCGCGGGCCGCTCGGCTGCGCTCGGCCGCGGTGGCCGCCGCGGTCGCGGACTCGGGTCGGCTGCTGGCGTGGCGACTGAACCGGGTGGTCGACTCGGCGTCACAACTGCGCGACGAGCTGGCCGCCGAACGCCAACAGCGGTCCGCGGCGATGGCGGCGGTTCGCGAGGAGACCAACACCCTTAGCGCCACGGTGGCCGCGCTTACCGATTCGCTGCATCGCGACGAGGTGGCCAACGCCCAGGCGGCGATGCGAATCGAGCAGCTCGAACAGATGGTGCTCGAACAATTCGGAATGGCACCGGCCGATCTGGTCGCCGAATACGGTCCCCAGATTCCGTTGCCGCCCACCGAGCTGGAAATGGCAGAGTTCGAGCAGGCCCGCGAACGAGGCGAGCAGGTGGTGGCACCGGCCCCGATGCCGTTCGACCGGGTCACCCAGGAGCGTCGGGCCAAACGTGCCGAGCGAGATCTGGCCGAACTGGGCAGGGTCAACCCGCTGGCTCTTGAAGAGTTTGCTGCGCTGGAAGAGCGCTACAACTTCCTTTCCACCCAGCTCGAAGATGTCAAGGCGGCGCGAAAGGATTTGCTCGACGTCATTGCCGATGTGGATGCGCGCATCCTGCAAGTGTTCAGTGACGCGTTCGTCGACGTCGAACGGGAATTCCGGACCGTGTTCAGTTCCCTCTTCCCGGGTGGCGAAGGTCGGCTACGCCTTACCCAACCCGACGACATGCTGACCACCGGAATTGAGGTCGAGGCCCGCCCGCCCGGCAAGAAGATCACCCGGCTCTCGTTGCTTTCCGGTGGCGAGAAGGCGCTGACCGCGGTAGCGATGCTGGTTGCGATCTTCCGGGCACGGCCGTCGCCCTTCTACATCATGGACGAGGTGGAGGCCGCGCTGGATGACACCAACCTGCGCCGGTTGATCGGATTGTTCGAACAACTGCGGGATCGGTCCCAGCTGATCATCATCACGCACCAAAAGCCGACGATGGAGGTTGCCGACGCCCTGTACGGCGTGACCATGCAGGGCGATGGCATCACCGCCGTGATTTCGCAACGGATGCGGGGCCAGCAGGTGGAGCGGCTCGCCACCACTTCCTCGTAG
- a CDS encoding OsmC family protein, translated as MTELWVERTGTRRYTGHSSRGAQVLVGSEDVDGVFTPGELMKIALAACSGMSSDQPLSRRLGDDYQAVVRVSGAADRDQERYPLLAETLELDLSGLTDEEKERVMLVVDRAVDLVCTVGRTLKSGTTVKFEVADVPA; from the coding sequence ATGACGGAACTGTGGGTCGAACGCACGGGCACCCGCCGCTACACGGGACACAGCTCGCGAGGAGCGCAGGTACTCGTCGGCTCAGAGGATGTCGACGGGGTGTTCACCCCGGGTGAGCTGATGAAGATCGCCCTCGCGGCGTGCAGCGGCATGTCCAGTGACCAGCCGCTGTCGCGTCGGCTCGGCGATGACTACCAAGCGGTGGTCAGGGTGTCCGGTGCGGCCGACCGCGACCAGGAACGTTATCCACTGCTCGCCGAGACGCTGGAGCTCGACCTGTCGGGCTTGACTGACGAGGAGAAAGAGCGAGTGATGCTGGTCGTCGACCGTGCCGTCGACCTGGTGTGCACGGTGGGGCGCACGTTGAAATCGGGCACCACCGTCAAATTCGAGGTCGCCGATGTCCCAGCCTGA
- a CDS encoding ammonium transporter — MDQFPTMGVPNTGDTAWMLASSALVLLMTPGLAFFYGGMVRAKSVLNMIMMSISAMGVVTVLWVLYGYSIAFGNDMGNVAGNPSQYWGLKGLIGGNGAAADPSTGTAATDIPLVGTLPATVFVAFQLMFAIITVALISGAVADRLKFGAWLLFAGLWATFVYFPVAHWVFAFDGSVAEHGGWIANKLHAIDFAGGTAVHINAGVAGLVLAIVLGKRKGWPTTLFRPHNLPFVMLGAGLLWFGWYGFNAGSATSSNGTAATTFVTTTVATAAAMLGWLLTERIRDGKATTLGAASGIVAGLVAITPSCSSVNVLGALAVGVSAGVLCALAVGLKFRLGFDDSLDVVGVHLVGGLIGTLLVGLLAAPESPAINGVEGVSKGLFYGGGFDQLVRQAVGACSVLAYSGIITLVLALILKYTIGLRLGAEQESAGIDEAEHAESGYDFAVASGSVLPRPGAVVADSRNGLEELVGEKVEAEPK; from the coding sequence GTGGACCAATTTCCGACCATGGGCGTACCCAATACCGGCGATACCGCCTGGATGCTGGCGAGTTCAGCGCTCGTCCTGTTGATGACGCCGGGCCTGGCCTTCTTCTACGGCGGCATGGTGCGGGCCAAGAGCGTGCTCAACATGATCATGATGAGCATCAGCGCCATGGGTGTGGTGACGGTGCTGTGGGTGCTCTACGGCTACTCGATCGCGTTCGGCAACGACATGGGCAACGTGGCCGGCAACCCCTCCCAGTACTGGGGGCTCAAGGGCCTGATCGGTGGCAATGGCGCCGCGGCCGACCCCAGCACCGGAACCGCGGCAACGGATATCCCGCTGGTGGGCACCCTGCCGGCCACCGTCTTCGTGGCGTTCCAGCTGATGTTCGCGATCATTACGGTCGCGCTGATCTCGGGGGCGGTCGCCGACCGGTTGAAATTCGGCGCCTGGCTGCTGTTCGCCGGACTCTGGGCGACATTCGTCTATTTCCCGGTCGCGCACTGGGTGTTCGCCTTCGACGGTTCGGTCGCCGAGCATGGCGGCTGGATCGCCAACAAGCTGCACGCAATCGACTTTGCCGGCGGTACCGCTGTCCATATCAACGCCGGTGTGGCCGGCCTGGTTCTGGCGATCGTGCTGGGCAAACGCAAAGGCTGGCCGACCACCCTCTTCCGGCCGCACAACCTGCCGTTCGTGATGCTCGGGGCCGGGCTGCTGTGGTTCGGCTGGTACGGATTCAACGCCGGATCGGCGACCAGCTCCAACGGAACTGCGGCCACGACGTTCGTTACCACCACCGTTGCCACAGCCGCGGCGATGCTCGGCTGGTTACTCACCGAGCGAATCCGCGATGGCAAGGCCACGACGCTGGGTGCGGCTTCGGGCATCGTCGCCGGGCTGGTGGCCATCACGCCGTCATGCTCGTCGGTCAATGTCTTAGGTGCGCTGGCGGTCGGCGTGTCGGCGGGGGTGCTGTGTGCGCTCGCCGTCGGACTGAAATTCCGGTTGGGCTTCGACGATTCGCTTGACGTGGTCGGGGTGCACCTGGTCGGAGGGTTGATCGGTACGTTGCTGGTGGGTCTGCTTGCCGCTCCGGAGAGCCCGGCCATCAACGGCGTCGAGGGCGTCTCCAAGGGCTTGTTCTACGGCGGCGGTTTCGACCAGCTGGTGCGCCAAGCGGTCGGCGCCTGCAGCGTTCTGGCCTACTCTGGAATCATCACGCTTGTCTTGGCCCTTATCCTGAAGTACACAATCGGGTTGCGTCTGGGCGCAGAGCAAGAATCTGCGGGCATCGACGAGGCTGAGCACGCCGAGAGCGGCTACGACTTCGCGGTTGCCAGCGGTTCGGTTCTTCCCCGTCCCGGCGCTGTGGTGGCCGATTCGCGTAATGGCCTAGAGGAGCTAGTGGGCGAGAAAGTGGAGGCGGAACCGAAATGA
- the mutM gene encoding DNA-formamidopyrimidine glycosylase yields MPELPEVEVVRRGLQAHVVGKTMTAVRVHHPRAVRRHEAGATDLTARLLGARIVGTDRRGKYLWLTLDTPTAMTNGDGPDTALVVHLGMSGQMLIGTVPRADHVRISALLDDGTVLSFADQRTFGGWLLADLVTVDTSVVPAPVAHLARDPLDPRFDADAVIKVLRRKHSELKRQLLDQRVVSGIGNIYADEALWRAQVNGARVAATLTRRQLGAVLAAATEVMREALAQGGTSFDSLYVNVNGESGYFDRSLDAYGREGENCRRCGAVMRREKFMNRSSYYCPRCQPRPRR; encoded by the coding sequence ATGCCGGAACTACCCGAAGTCGAGGTGGTGCGCCGCGGCTTGCAGGCCCACGTGGTGGGCAAGACGATGACCGCGGTCCGGGTTCATCATCCCCGTGCGGTACGTCGTCACGAGGCCGGAGCCACCGACCTGACGGCGCGGCTGCTCGGCGCGCGGATCGTCGGCACCGATCGACGCGGCAAATATTTGTGGTTGACCCTGGATACTCCGACGGCCATGACCAACGGTGACGGGCCGGACACCGCACTGGTGGTGCACCTGGGCATGAGCGGGCAGATGTTGATCGGGACCGTCCCACGCGCCGATCATGTGCGCATCTCGGCGCTGCTCGACGACGGGACAGTGCTGAGCTTCGCCGACCAGCGGACGTTTGGCGGATGGCTGCTTGCCGACCTGGTAACGGTGGACACCAGCGTGGTGCCGGCGCCGGTCGCTCACCTGGCACGTGATCCGCTGGATCCACGTTTTGACGCCGATGCCGTCATTAAAGTGTTGCGGCGCAAGCATTCCGAGCTCAAGCGCCAGCTTCTCGATCAGCGGGTGGTGTCGGGAATCGGCAACATCTACGCCGACGAGGCGCTGTGGCGAGCGCAGGTGAACGGTGCCCGGGTGGCCGCCACACTGACCCGGCGGCAGTTGGGCGCCGTCTTGGCTGCGGCCACCGAAGTGATGCGCGAAGCGCTGGCCCAGGGCGGAACCTCGTTCGATTCGCTGTATGTCAACGTTAACGGCGAGTCCGGCTACTTCGACCGGTCGCTGGATGCCTATGGTCGCGAAGGCGAAAACTGCCGGCGCTGCGGTGCGGTGATGCGCAGGGAGAAGTTCATGAACCGCTCGTCGTACTACTGCCCGCGATGCCAGCCGCGGCCCCGACGTTGA
- the glnB gene encoding nitrogen regulatory protein P-II, with amino-acid sequence MKLITAIVKPFTLDDVKTSLEEAGVLGMTVSEIQGYGRQKGHTEVYRGAEYSVDFVPKVRIEVVVDDSIVDKVVDSIVRAARTGKIGDGKVWVSPVDTIVRVRTGERGSDAL; translated from the coding sequence ATGAAGCTGATCACAGCGATCGTAAAGCCGTTCACCCTCGACGACGTCAAGACCAGCCTCGAAGAGGCGGGAGTCTTGGGAATGACGGTTAGCGAAATCCAGGGCTACGGCCGGCAGAAAGGGCACACCGAGGTCTACCGAGGTGCGGAATACTCGGTTGATTTCGTACCCAAGGTTCGGATCGAGGTCGTCGTCGACGATTCCATCGTGGACAAAGTCGTTGACAGCATCGTCCGGGCTGCCCGTACCGGCAAGATCGGTGACGGCAAGGTCTGGGTCAGCCCCGTGGACACCATCGTGCGCGTACGCACCGGTGAACGCGGGTCTGATGCGCTGTGA
- the rnc gene encoding ribonuclease III, whose amino-acid sequence MTSSRQPLLDALGVDLPDPLISLALTHRSYAYEKGGLPTNERLEFLGDAVLGLTITDELFHRHPERSEGDLAKLRASVVNTQALADVARNLCDGGLGEHMLLGRGEANTGGANKSSILADGMESLLGAIYLEHGIEVAREAILRLFGPLLDAAPTLGAGLDWKTSLQELTASRGLGAPSYLVTSTGPDHHKEFTAVVVVMDTEYGSGIGRSKKEAEQKAAAAAYKTLEAVEVLDTAMPGSSSA is encoded by the coding sequence GTGACCTCGTCGCGACAACCTCTGCTCGACGCGCTCGGTGTGGACCTGCCCGATCCGCTCATCTCGCTGGCCCTGACCCACCGCAGCTACGCCTACGAGAAGGGCGGGCTACCGACCAACGAGCGGTTGGAATTTCTTGGTGACGCCGTCCTGGGGTTGACCATCACCGACGAGCTTTTTCACCGCCATCCGGAACGTTCGGAAGGCGACCTGGCCAAATTGCGGGCCAGCGTGGTCAACACCCAGGCGCTGGCAGACGTCGCGCGCAACCTTTGCGACGGCGGCCTGGGCGAGCACATGCTGTTGGGCCGCGGCGAGGCGAATACCGGCGGGGCCAACAAATCGAGCATCCTGGCCGACGGCATGGAATCGCTGCTGGGTGCCATTTACCTCGAACACGGAATAGAGGTGGCCCGCGAGGCGATCCTGCGCTTGTTCGGTCCGTTGCTTGATGCGGCACCCACGCTGGGGGCCGGTCTGGACTGGAAAACCAGCTTGCAGGAGCTGACCGCGTCGCGTGGGCTGGGTGCGCCGTCGTACCTGGTCACCTCCACGGGCCCAGACCATCACAAGGAGTTCACCGCGGTGGTCGTGGTGATGGACACCGAATACGGGTCGGGCATAGGGCGATCCAAAAAGGAAGCCGAGCAAAAGGCCGCGGCAGCGGCGTACAAAACGCTCGAGGCGGTCGAAGTCCTGGATACCGCGATGCCGGGCAGTTCGTCGGCCTAG